The Devosia yakushimensis DNA segment AGTAGCGCATTAAGATGAGCTATTCAATCATGTTTGTTGGGGCCTCATATCGGGGTTCTCAACACCCCTCCCGACCTCCCCCATGATTTCTGGATTTCAGCCCTTGAGTACGTCGCCGAGCCGGGTGGTGGCGCTGCCGGGTTTGAGCGGCTTTTGCTGGTTTTCGTGCGGGGCCCAGCCGGAAAGCCAGATGATATCGAGCGTGGCGCGGACGCGGCCATCGGGGTCGGCGTCTCGCTCGGCATAGGCATTTGCCGCAGCGGCGAGGAGCGTGGGGGTCGCCGGGCGCCGGGGCCTGTCGGCCAGGGGATTGGCGGCGCCAAGGCTCTTCAGCTCGGCCATCAATGCGAAGGGGGTTGGGTAGCGTACGATATGGGTTTCCACATCGGCAACGGGCAAAGCGAGCCCGGCGCGTTGCAGCAGGCCGCCGGCGTCGCGGACCTGGATCATTGGCGCCACCCGGGCCGATGCCCCGCCGGTAACGAGACTATCGGCGGCGAGAAAGGCCTCGCGCAGCTCGGTGAGGGTGTCGCCGCCCAGGGCGGCAATGGTCAGGAGACCATCGGGCGCCAGGATCGCCCGCAGCCGGGCAATATAGCCGGGTACATCGTTGACCGCCTGCAAATGCAGCAGGGAGACGATGAGGTCGAACGGCCCCTCGGGCAGGTCGGAGAGATCGTCGGAGCCGGCGAAGGCAGCAAGCCG contains these protein-coding regions:
- a CDS encoding methyltransferase domain-containing protein; translated protein: MANPPKIFDTTLIARHLARRAPGTPNFVMDLVLGDLQDRLSTLIRDFPRALIIGPDADGLPRNGQSASAGFAYRRLAAFAGSDDLSDLPEGPFDLIVSLLHLQAVNDVPGYIARLRAILAPDGLLTIAALGGDTLTELREAFLAADSLVTGGASARVAPMIQVRDAGGLLQRAGLALPVADVETHIVRYPTPFALMAELKSLGAANPLADRPRRPATPTLLAAAANAYAERDADPDGRVRATLDIIWLSGWAPHENQQKPLKPGSATTRLGDVLKG